The genomic stretch TGCTGGTACTTTGCAGGCAGGGCCTGCGTTGAATAATGCGCACGTACAACTGTTGAATAATGCGTCCGTACAGCTGTTGAATAATGCGTCCGTATAACTGTAGACAGCAGGGCTGCCTTGTTCGTTTGGTATATAAATTAGAAAATACTGTTagttgatttattataaaaaaatactgctgaatagTTAGTAGATTTGAATCGTACTATACATGCGTGTGTGACTGTGTGTGCATTCTCGTCGTCGTCTTTGAATTTGCGTCGGGTATGACAGTAAAGTCAAATTCAAATACTATGGGGCAAATCGGAACGTACGGAGGATGAAAAATAATAAAGCTATTATGTTCCAGTAAAGCTCTGCTCTGGGTGCAATAATAAAGCTATTATGTTCCAGTAAAGCTCTGCTCTGGGTGCATGCACTTTGTCTATCCTTGTGTTGAATTGTTCTAGAGACAGAAAGAGGACACTGATTGCAGTTGGACGTACACTGATAGATTCATAGATAGATGTCACCGTTATCTTGGTTGTTGAAGAATCGAAatgacaattaattattttatagtaCCACAGTTTACTCGACCATACAAACAACACGTACAAAACCCATATTTAGAAAACTCACAGTATCCATTCTTCCATAAAAATATTCTCTTAATATATTCCAGATTCCAGATATAGTTCTGAGATCCGCACAAAGTGCTAGTTTAAATCATTGTGCAAATTAATATATcttttcaagaatacaagaaatGAATATTCAGTATCTTTGCATTAAGATTTAAGAGGATGAGCTGGGTATTTCGGTACGGCCTTATGGACATATAAATGGCAAACAGTGAAACATTTATTTTAAAACAGGCAAATAATCCAACGTTGAGCTATTGCAATATGCAACACCAGAAAATCTAGGCAAAATAATTAACCTTTTGTGGTAATTGAAATTGCACTCTTCAAGTGCTTACTCTCGTTTGACGTTTTGCATAACACACTTTTTCTTAATCAAACGAGAGTTGTCTTTCTGTGTGGAGAATGACAGGATCTATGTGAGATGATTACCTTCTATCTGAAACAGAAATGCTCGAGAGTTGTCTTACCTCGTGGGcgtcaagttttttttttattatggTAGATGTTAATCATGGTCAAAGTTAGAaggatttaatttaatttatctATTTTCTGTGCTAAGTCGACATGGTAGCTAGGCATCTATAGCTTGAAAGTACAACCTTAGAGTAGGAGCTCGAGATGATCATGTATACCATAGATTAGGAGCTCGAGAACATGTATCCAAAGTTAATTTGAATAAGAACCGAATTAAAGCATCTGAGGTTTCTTCTTCGAAGCAGCTACATGATTGGGATGAACTATCTGAATGCATTAACTGAAAAGGTTGGCGCTTGCATCTCAATTTGTCCGGACTCATGTATGCCTACGAACTACCTCACATTTTCTTAAAAACAAAAGTAAGAAGGAAAAATAAAGGCAACCACTGCTCTTTACTTTGATATGTACCTCTATATTGAAGCCTTCTTTTGTGCAGCTCATCGCTCACAACAGATTTACCTTTCTCTacaaaatataataataataataataatattgcttTGCACTATAGCAAGAGATTTTTTTCTCTTCAACCCAACCAAAAAACCTAAAAGCCACGGAATACTCTTCCAAAGAGGTCTAACCACCGTACATAACATTACATTGTATAATAAAgaaatcaaccaagcaagcattCAATTACGTATTACTCGGAAAAAAACATACTACTAGTATGTGCGTGTGCATGTACGtatattatataataataatgcaCGGTTCACCGTGTCTTGCCTCCCTATCGGAACCACGACCACAGTCAGAGGGTGCTGCTCTTCTCGTGAACAGTAGAATTCCTTGTGCTAGACTTGACGCGCGTGTgttgtccaccaaaagtggcgCATGAGCTTTGACCTGCTGTCCACTGGCACACCACGGTCACGGTGGGGTCGCCGGCCGGAGCTGGAGGGCCAACGCGTGTGCGCCCATGATGACCGTTGACCCATGCATCGACCCACAGTAGTCCAGGTCAGCAACTTTCAATAATGGCGTTGGCGCAGGCTGCATCACGCTGGCtgcgaggagatggaatggaagggCCTTGCGAAAATTTTTCAGTTTTCAgaactgtaacacttttgtttttatttgacaaacattatccgatcataaagtaactagatttaaaagattatctcgtgatttacagataaattgtgtaattaatttttattttcatctatatttaatgcttcatgcatatgtcgcaagattcgatgtgacaggaaatcttgaaaagattttggtttttgggtgaactaaacaaggccaaggtcAATTATTCAAAGGTTTTGTTTGGATGCCTGCTCCTGCATGCACTTGATCGTGTAAGGCCGGATTGTCAACGGGGTCGATACTGCATCAAATCTCACATTATACAAATATATACATAATTTATTAATATACGTAATTGATATCACAAATCGTTGTGATATCAATTACTCATATTAATAATTTATCCTTTTATATTGCACATCTATATGTAACCTCTTGTTGTAACAAGTGCCTTGTGTGACATCACGAATTCAGATTTGCACTTTTAAATTTTGATCTTATTATTAGTTGTTGCAAACTTTTTTATCCACGTGTAAGTGGAAACTATTTTGTTTATCATACTTTTATATAACTACCATTTCCTATTCTATTAAACGATAGTCCCCTTTCAAACTGTTTTTTCGAGACCATGATGTTTGACTGGATTCCTTAGAAAATGAGGTCATTTAAAGTGCACCAGATTGTTTAGCTCATAAGGATGAAGCCGAGTGAAGCTGATCTCTCAGGAGGATGATAATATATCGGAAGGCTCCTGCTGGAGTGAAGTCAAAGCCAAGCAAACCCCAACAAGCAATAACAAAGGGGCACAGTTGAGGAAGAGGTTGATCACGTGATTCTACACATCATTTTGGCAAAGCACACGGTGGTAGGATTCTAGTAAGAATATTTATTGTGCCAAGTATTCCCGATCGTTTCTTAGAATTATTAGTCGTAGAACTGCAGTAGTGTAGGGTACATACTGAGTGTACGCTATACCGCGCTGTTGTCTTCTATGTAATCGCCGTACTCCTACATACCAGGTTTTGTTTGGATCTACTTGCAGCTTAAATATGCGCAGCGTGGCTTAACTGGGTTCATCTAGTCATCAGCtgctggtttcttcttcttgaagtgaTATATATGATGCAATGGAGGCGGCGCGATAGCTAATTATGGCCGGCTAGGCGCGGCGGCGCGCCGTGACCGGAATAATCAACCGTCGGCAGCTTCTGTTGAATTATTAACCCCTGATGAGCCCATGCAGAGGCGCATGCTGGTATTGTTACAGCTCCTACCAGTTTCAGCTTCTCTAACGCATTCATTGTTTATAGGAGCTTTTTTTCTCACTCATATCCTCTCATAGAGCCGGTGGGAGCAGGTGAAGCCAGTTTTTTTAGCTTCATCTAATTCAACTGGCTCTGTGAGAGACGGAGATAGGAAAGAGAAAAATAGCTTATAAATAATGTATAAAAGCCGGCGAGAGCCGTAGCAAACGGTAGTCTGATCCAAGTTTGAACTGATGACGGTTTGATTAGCCTTGGAATATGATAAAGCGTGCTGAGTTTGCAGACAGCGCCAGCGTTGAATATATACCAATGCGCACAACTGTAGTACGTCTGTAGATACATTGATGCTCGGCTGAAAACTACAGGTGCAGATCGTACTCTATATATATGTGCATGCATCGTCGTCTTTGAATTTGCATCAGCcatgcatgtcatgtttacttTATGGTTTCACATGTTCTGTCTTCGTTATTATCACATACCACGTACTTTCATCCCCTAAAAAAGTATCGCCACATGATTCATGACGAGCATTATTAAAtttgactagatttataaaaaatattagtaaTATAGTATCTCTATacaaatttattatgaaaacatATCCAACTATATATCTAACATTACTAATTATttattataataaatattaatatatttttatatattttattaaaataaaaacatttgacttctaaaaaatGATAATGCCACTTTTTATAGGAGTGTGGGCAAAGGATTATGCAGTTAGTCAAATTTGGGGCGAATCGGATCGGACGATGACGTTCCAGTGAATTAATAAAGCTCAACTTCTCCAGCCTCAGAAAAGTTCTCTAacatttttctttaaaaaaaaagataaaagaaaaaaaaggcaaCCACAGAACCATGAGGTCAGTTTGATATAGCTAGCTAGATATCCATATATGGGAGTAAGCATCATATACATCGTATAAAGAAACCAGCCAAAGCAACCATTCAATTATATATCACTCTCTCAAAAAGAGATCGAGAGAGTATATTATGTGTGTACAATCACAATAATGCATGGTTGCACCATGTCTTGCCTTCCTAGCGAAAACCAAAAGCACAGGACGGCCTGTATATGCATCATTGGATAATTAGCTAAACATATGgactaataaaaaaattctttttttttctaatgaGTTCTAATTAGCATCCAAAACATGGACTAAACTTCCAAGTACAGGCCTAGTAGCATGGatcattcaggccttgtttagatgcgaaaagattttggatttcgctactgtagcacttttatttgtttgtggtaaatattgtccaattatggactaattaggatcaaaagattcatctcacgatttacaggtaaactgtgtaattaatttttattttggtctatatttaatgtttcatgcatgtgccgaaagattcgatgtgatgaggaatcttgaaaattttttggtttttgaggtgaactaaggtcttgtttagatgcgaaaactttttggatttcgctactgtagcactttcgtttgtttgtgtcaaatattgtctaatcacagactaactagggtcaaaagattcgtctcgcgatttacaggcaaactgtataattagttttggttttcgtctatatttaatgcttcatacatgtacccaaaattcgatgtgacggagaattttgaaaactttttgatttttgggtgaactaaacaagaccttaacaaGACCTCAGTCAGTCAGAGGGAGGCTGTTCTTGAACAGTTGAATTCCTTGAGCTAGACTTGACGTGCGTgttgtccaccaaaagtggcgCATGAGTTTCGACTTGCAGTCCCTCCCATGATTATGAGCATTGACCGATCGGCCCAGGCCCGTCCAGTCCAGGAATTAATGGCAGTGGCTGCTGCTGGCCGCGACCCGCGAGGAGACTCGAATGTCAATCAATTATTCAAAATTCAAAGATTTTGGTTGGTCCTGCACTCGTGTAAGGGTTGTCAACGGAATCGATATGCGGCGTGGTTGCAGCGTGCTTGCTGCGGCTGGAGCTGGAAGTATGCAGCCTCAGCTCTACTGTTCATGTATACCGGCCACTACAAGAGAAGCACTAGCGCAAGTTGCACTTCACGCTGGTCAAGTTTCTTCTTTTTTGTCCCTTCAGCAGCTCCATAAGTAATTTTACCAGTGGAGCTGGAGCTATATAAACAAAGGGTGAAGGCTATATAGGCATCAACCAATCTAACACAATAACACAAGAGTCTCATCCCAGGGCTTATCCAGAGCAATTTTTGGAACGCTGGAGAGGATTGGGCATAGTTCTATTGCATTAATTAGAATCTTGTATAGGATAAGAATCGGTGGATCAGGATTAAGTAGGGTTGTGAGGTAGCAACAATTACTTTGTACTTATTTTGGATGGTGCTTATAGAATTAGACTTTGACAAATTCTAATCTCTTATCGTAATTGCTTTAACATCATTATTTAGGGGTTTCTATGTCGTTCTCAATACGATACAATACAAACTTGTGTTATACTTGCAAATATCCTTTCAATGATCTGATGGTTACTATGCATAACTAGGGTTATCAGATTCTAACACTTGTGCTCATCTCCATTCAAGTTATCCTAGTTGCTAGGTCCCTTGAGACTGGCAGTACCCAACGGTGGGTCCGCTATCTTGTCTTTCATTTGCCACAACATTGCCTAGCAAAAGTTGACCTCTCCTTCGAGGGGCATATCCAACACTGAGGACTGGGTAGACAATGACTTTAGAGTCTTTTTAGATGTATACTAGACTGATATACATGCCCATGCGTTGCACCGCGGTCATAATTTTTAAAATTGAATATCTTGTACTTGAACCGGTGGCTCATTTTTTCTATGTAACAAGAAAGAGGACTAAAAGATGCCACCGAAAGACCCTACTCAAACAAAAAAAGGTTGTCAAAAAGGTGTAGGAGTTAGGGTTGGTTAGATATAGTATGGATTGTACATGAACGATATAGTGGAGTTGGCGGCTATCCTAGGCTTCCCTCTTCTGGAATCCATGGGGAAGAGGATCAAGTTGGCCCCTGCGAATAGCTTGATGCATTATCTGCCTTTAACCCTTTGAGCGAAATGtggtaaaagaaaagaaaatctaTGGACGACCCCATTGCCTCCACCCCATGTAGGAACTACGAGATCACCCCAAATGCAGATGTACGAACTCTAAGGACTTCGTATTGGATGTAGACACGATGATCCGGTCTTCATATCGGAACCGGGTAGAACGTGAACGTGTGAGCTCTAAGTGCAGTATGATTCATGTTGGACACGAACGCGTGAGCAGGGATCAAAATTTGGTATCATAAAATAGCTTATGACTTTAGAATCTTCTTAGGTGTAGAGATAAAAGAgaagagatatagatatagatatagatatagatatagatatagatatagatataaatataaataaaataaataaatagtagTGATTAATAATCTTTCGTACTACATTGCATCATCAGCATATTATAGTAGGCAAATAGTACGCTGCTCTTTCGATATAGAATAAACCTAGCTACTGACCTAAAATAACCTGTACTAATTACTTAAAACTAAAACGACGAGCAAACTTTTGTATATATTCCTAGTGATGCGTGTCTATTGCGGAGGAGTCCGTGGAGGATCAGATCTTGTGtacaacagtatttgttttAGTTGTTTGGATCGGTCACTTTGATTCATTATTCATTTGACCAATAAGTTATGGCAGAAATAAGCTCAAATAAACAAGCTTCAGATTAAACTAGACATGTACGTACATACAGACAGCTAGCCTAGCTAATACTGAAAATTGGTATTACGTTTCCAAAGACAATAGAAAGAAAGAGAGTCGATATACACTATATGACCAAAAAGCCAACGAGTCTGTGCTATGAATGACAACTTATTCATGCATAGCAGTAGAGAACTACCACTAGAGTTCACACGACAGCACCAATGCACCATTATTAGCTCACTAATCATCATTAGTTCATGCATGCTCGACCGATaaatcttttcttttctttcaactgCTCATGTCACCTCCTCTTGCCAACCATCGACGACGACCGCGGGCTCAGCATCCGGTACCCGGCTGCGCGGCCCTTACTGCCGCTGTGCAGGCCGCATATCGGCGAGGAGGCGGCGCCGGCGACCTGCTGCTGGCcgccgtcgtcggcgtcggcgttctCCATCTGCCACAGCACGTCGAGGAAGGCGTCGACGTCGCAGCCGGGCAGCGCGAGCGGGCCCTGCGCCGCGTACCCGTACTCGCGCTCGGCGTCGTCCAGGAGGCGCCGGAACAACGGGTGGTTGGCGCACTCGGCGCGCACCACGAACCGCTCCCGCTCGGAGCCCACGTACACCGAGAAGCAccccggcggcgacgacgaccgcCCGGAGCCGCCACCGGCGCTCAGCCCGGACTTGCACCGCTGCAGGGTTCTTGAAATCAGACCGCTCTTCCTCCCGACCTTGCCTATCGACGTCGTCGTATCCACCGTCGCCATGGGTGGTCAAGCTTCTtcttcttagatagattatatgGATGATGAGTACAAGAAAAGCAGCAGCTCCGATCCTTCTGCTGCTTCGAAGAACAGGCCTGAGCTGAGCCGAGACGAGCGGCGACGAGGATCAGGTTATAAAGGAGACGGTCCAGGACGAGGAGGGAACGAAGCAGCCAGCGCTGCTATACTAGTAGCTAtttgcatatgcatgcatggtacAGTACAAACACTGCAGGCTAATAGCAACAGGCCGGCGGTATCTAGCTGTCTGCTTGTCTATAGATAGCGATCTATCGTCCTAGTAGATTAATCGACTTGACGCAGATTTTCTTGACTTGTTGGGAGCTAGCACAACATGTCATCTGTTATATATGTTAGGGTGATGAAGAGATGGCTGCTATACGAGAGAAAGCAGAGAGAGATGGGGCGGCGACGTGAGAGAAGAACAAACACAGGAGGAGACCATAGGAAGAAGTAAAGAGTGATGTACGCCAAGAAAGCAATGGTTAACTTGCATGCATATATAGTTATTTGCGAATAGTTTCAGCTATATATGTGTGGCACAGCCGCACAGGTACATATGTAGGCCGGGGCTGCGCATTTTGTTTGCTTTTGAGAGGGAGCTGAAGGAGCACAAGCATGCTCAATAATTGTGCGTGGTGGCATGATGCTATCTCCAGTGGTCAACGCCTGCCTgccatgtatatgtatatatgtggaaGCACTGCCTGCTACAAGAACATGAGATGAGACACACCCATTAGGAATTTAATTAATTAGGTGCAAAAACTTAAGGAGTTAGCTATGTTATCTATTAACAATAGCAGAGGTTGGTAATTTCGATGTAAGTTTAGGAGTTACTTTAGATTATCTTCCATAAAGGTTTTTTTGGATAATTTAAATGAAAATGTAGGAGGTTGCTCATGCTATTTTTCATAAAAGCAGATGTGGGTAcataatttgttttttaaaaaaggtCAAGTGGTTGTTATAGTCAATGATGAtgactttttatatatatctcgtGTGAATGAACGTTGAGGCTCTTTTGAGGCTTATAATTAGTAATAGTAAGATAATTGTTGCTCGCTTCTAGAAAGTATTGGAATAAATGAATTAACAAGGAGACCAAGTTTGCACTCTTCTCACCCATTTTTATTCCCATGTCCCACTCTAATGTCTACTCCCTCTGTCACATAAAAAGAGTCATTCTCGCTTACTAAGAAATCAACTATCTTtaattttgatcaaatatatataataaataattaatatttatggtacgTAACTAATATTGTTGGATAGACCTTTGGATATATTtgcataataaacttatttggagatacaaatattgctaatatttatataaatctAGTCAACCTTGAGAAAGTTTGACCAACACGAgtgggacggagagagtatgtGTTATCTCTCTCTTCATTGGTTGGTTAATCACATGATCTCGAGCTATATATGTGACCCAATTTTTTGGTATAATAGCATATCTCCATGTATATCATCGGCATTCCTTTTCTCATCATTGGATATCAAAGTTTTACCATTATCTCTAGTTATTACTCCTTAGTCGTgtctcatcttgtgatttttctgaaattGTTTAATTTCTTAAACTCTCATATTGGAGTATAGTTCTTTTCCCTATTACATTTTATGTCAAAAGATAAATTGAATTCTGGATTCTCCTTTCATTCTAAGATGAAGATTTAATTAATTAGACAACATAAAGAAGCTACTTTTTAATAATGATGTAATAGGTTGGTAATGGAGAAAtagatactccctccgtactcCCAAAgcaagtcgttttggacaagatttgggcattgggaatataaattaTGAATATCTTTTATATTGTTgagtttaaaaatataaaaatcatatgaatagatttgtctt from Sorghum bicolor cultivar BTx623 chromosome 3, Sorghum_bicolor_NCBIv3, whole genome shotgun sequence encodes the following:
- the LOC8059379 gene encoding auxin-responsive protein SAUR50, with the translated sequence MATVDTTTSIGKVGRKSGLISRTLQRCKSGLSAGGGSGRSSSPPGCFSVYVGSERERFVVRAECANHPLFRRLLDDAEREYGYAAQGPLALPGCDVDAFLDVLWQMENADADDGGQQQVAGAASSPICGLHSGSKGRAAGYRMLSPRSSSMVGKRR